A window of the Bacteroides thetaiotaomicron VPI-5482 genome harbors these coding sequences:
- a CDS encoding UpxY family transcription antiterminator encodes MIFSKKDIQEVLPADVTGRSVAHPKRWLVALVRISHEKKTSERLSKMGIENFLPVQQEVHQWSDRRKVVERVLLPMMIFVHVDMYEQKEVLTLGSISRYMVLRGESTPAVIPDEQMHRFKFMLDYSDEAINMSTTPLSPGTKIKVIKGPLSGLQGELVTVNGKSKVAVRLTMLGCAFVDIPVGCVEPLEK; translated from the coding sequence ATGATTTTTAGTAAAAAAGACATTCAAGAAGTTCTGCCGGCAGATGTGACTGGCAGGAGCGTAGCGCACCCTAAACGTTGGTTGGTGGCTTTAGTACGTATTTCTCATGAGAAGAAAACGAGTGAGCGACTATCTAAAATGGGTATTGAAAACTTCCTTCCTGTTCAGCAAGAAGTGCATCAATGGAGTGATCGTCGAAAGGTAGTCGAGCGTGTTCTTCTTCCGATGATGATATTTGTGCATGTCGATATGTATGAACAGAAAGAAGTTTTGACATTGGGCTCTATCAGCCGATATATGGTATTGCGTGGAGAAAGTACTCCTGCTGTCATTCCGGATGAACAGATGCACCGCTTTAAATTTATGCTAGACTATTCGGACGAGGCGATTAATATGAGTACGACTCCCTTGTCACCAGGAACCAAGATTAAGGTTATCAAAGGGCCATTATCCGGACTTCAGGGAGAATTGGTTACAGTAAATGGAAAATCGAAAGTAGCAGTCCGGCTAACTATGTTGGGATGTGCTTTTGTAGATATACCAGTAGGGTGTGTAGAGCCTCTGGAGAAATAA
- the rfbF gene encoding glucose-1-phosphate cytidylyltransferase has translation MKAVILAGGYGTRLSEATNLIPKPMVEIGGKPILWHIMKIYSYYGINDFIICCGYKQYVIKEYFSNYFRHNSDLTVDLSTNSIQIHDNHSEHWKVTMVDTGLNTMTGGRIKRVQKYIGNEAFCLTYGDGVADINIADTIDQHKKSGKALSMTAYQPGGRLGVLDILDDGTLDSFVEKPQESGTWINAGFFICEPFIFNMLKGDMEMFEKEPMQRLVAQKQVHVYKHTGFWKPMDTLRDNAELNAMWDKRNAPWQIWK, from the coding sequence ATGAAAGCTGTGATATTAGCAGGCGGGTATGGTACTCGGTTAAGTGAGGCAACTAATCTGATTCCTAAGCCAATGGTGGAAATTGGAGGAAAACCCATTCTATGGCATATAATGAAGATATATAGCTATTATGGAATAAATGATTTTATTATTTGCTGTGGTTATAAACAATATGTTATAAAAGAGTATTTCTCAAATTATTTTCGACATAACTCGGATCTAACTGTGGATTTGTCAACAAATAGTATACAAATTCATGATAATCATTCTGAACATTGGAAAGTAACGATGGTGGATACTGGTTTGAATACAATGACAGGTGGTCGCATTAAACGTGTACAGAAATACATTGGTAATGAGGCTTTTTGCCTTACTTATGGTGATGGAGTTGCAGATATTAATATTGCAGATACGATTGATCAACATAAAAAATCAGGTAAAGCTCTTTCTATGACAGCTTATCAACCTGGTGGACGATTGGGAGTGTTGGATATACTGGATGATGGAACTTTAGATTCTTTTGTCGAGAAGCCTCAAGAAAGTGGTACTTGGATTAATGCAGGTTTTTTCATTTGTGAGCCTTTCATTTTTAATATGTTGAAGGGAGACATGGAAATGTTTGAAAAAGAACCAATGCAACGTTTAGTAGCACAGAAACAAGTACATGTGTATAAACACACAGGCTTTTGGAAGCCGATGGATACACTTCGTGATAATGCAGAACTAAATGCAATGTGGGATAAGAGAAATGCTCCTTGGCAAATTTGGAAATAA
- a CDS encoding lipopolysaccharide biosynthesis protein produces the protein MNGNTRTKRSLKNMQTALLFYIINLVLAFISRKVFIDHLGIEVLGLNTTATNILGFLNIAELGIGSAISYTLYHPLFEKDRQMVNEIVSVQGWLYRKVAYVMILGACILIFFFPLIFKKMELPMWYAYASFIVLLVSSLFGYFINYRQIVLIADQKEYKVTYCVQGGKTLKYILQIIAIMWLMHGYVYWLVIELLVSFIIACALNVIIKKEYFWLNTYPSKGKLLRKKYPEIITKTKQLFFHRIAAFVLSQTSPLIIYAYASLTLVAIYGNYMLIIGGITLFVNSCFNGMSAGIGNLVAEGNKAKIKSFYWEMVAVRYWFASILCFSLFMLTNSFVSLWVGEKYILPQSTFILLLIYVFIVCTRVHDLFIAAFGMYQDIWAPALEAGINIGCSILLGYYWGLNGIIGGVILSLLLIIFCWKPYFLFRYGFRDSIKGYIFVCLKYLLLIFLASFITYQIINVFMYIEVDNIMQWMMKACLCVGVYFIVSVVLFRTFDSTFFKFINRIVTLIYKR, from the coding sequence ATGAACGGAAATACTCGAACGAAGAGAAGTTTAAAAAATATGCAAACAGCATTGCTGTTTTATATTATTAATTTAGTATTAGCTTTCATTTCTAGAAAAGTTTTTATCGACCATTTAGGTATTGAGGTATTAGGACTTAATACAACAGCTACTAATATTTTGGGTTTTTTAAATATAGCTGAATTAGGTATAGGTTCTGCAATATCTTATACTCTTTATCATCCTTTATTTGAAAAAGACAGACAAATGGTGAATGAAATTGTTTCTGTGCAGGGATGGCTTTATCGTAAAGTTGCTTATGTTATGATATTGGGTGCTTGTATTTTAATCTTTTTTTTTCCTTTAATTTTTAAAAAGATGGAGTTACCTATGTGGTATGCATATGCTTCTTTTATTGTACTATTAGTAAGTTCTTTATTTGGCTATTTTATCAATTATCGCCAAATTGTGCTTATTGCTGATCAAAAAGAATATAAAGTAACATATTGTGTACAAGGTGGTAAAACTTTGAAATATATATTGCAAATTATCGCAATCATGTGGCTTATGCATGGTTATGTTTATTGGTTAGTTATAGAGCTTTTGGTTTCATTCATTATAGCGTGTGCTCTCAATGTAATTATAAAAAAAGAATATTTTTGGTTGAATACTTACCCATCAAAAGGGAAACTTTTGAGAAAGAAGTATCCAGAAATCATTACTAAAACTAAACAATTATTTTTTCATCGAATTGCAGCATTTGTATTGAGTCAAACAAGTCCTTTAATTATATATGCATATGCTTCATTAACGTTGGTGGCTATATATGGTAACTATATGTTGATAATTGGTGGGATTACATTATTTGTTAATTCATGTTTTAATGGAATGTCTGCGGGAATAGGTAATTTGGTAGCAGAGGGAAATAAAGCGAAAATAAAGTCTTTTTATTGGGAAATGGTTGCTGTGCGTTATTGGTTTGCATCTATACTTTGTTTTAGTTTATTTATGTTAACTAATTCTTTTGTTTCTCTATGGGTGGGGGAGAAGTATATACTGCCTCAAAGTACTTTTATATTGCTACTTATTTATGTTTTTATTGTTTGTACAAGGGTGCATGATCTTTTTATTGCTGCTTTTGGAATGTATCAGGATATATGGGCACCAGCTTTGGAGGCTGGTATTAATATAGGTTGTTCTATTTTATTGGGTTATTATTGGGGATTAAATGGGATTATAGGCGGAGTAATTTTAAGTTTATTGTTGATTATATTTTGTTGGAAGCCTTATTTTCTTTTTAGATATGGTTTTAGGGATTCTATAAAGGGATATATATTTGTGTGTTTGAAATATCTATTATTAATATTTTTAGCTTCATTTATCACCTATCAGATAATTAATGTTTTTATGTACATTGAGGTTGATAATATAATGCAATGGATGATGAAAGCATGTTTATGTGTAGGTGTTTATTTTATTGTAAGTGTAGTATTATTTAGAACTTTTGATTCTACTTTTTTTAAATTTATTAATCGTATTGTTACCTTGATATACAAAAGATAA
- a CDS encoding dTDP-4-dehydrorhamnose 3,5-epimerase encodes MMLGVSIYPLKQIRVSKGDVYHALKSTDLGYVGFGETYFSWIEYGEVKGWKRHNRMTLNLVVPVGMVKFIIYDDREGSMTYGKFEEVTLSPDSRYYRLTIAPGLWLAFCGIAKGKSMLMNVIPEPHDPTESDRKELSEIPYIFKI; translated from the coding sequence ATGATGTTGGGAGTTAGTATATATCCTTTAAAACAGATTCGTGTTTCAAAGGGGGATGTGTATCATGCACTAAAATCTACAGATTTAGGATATGTAGGGTTTGGTGAGACCTACTTCTCTTGGATCGAGTATGGAGAAGTGAAGGGATGGAAAAGACATAATAGAATGACCTTGAATTTGGTGGTGCCAGTCGGAATGGTTAAGTTTATAATTTATGATGATAGAGAAGGAAGTATGACTTATGGTAAATTCGAAGAAGTTACTCTTTCTCCGGATAGTAGATATTATCGCTTGACTATTGCTCCGGGTTTATGGTTGGCTTTTTGTGGAATTGCAAAAGGTAAATCTATGCTTATGAATGTGATACCAGAACCGCATGATCCGACAGAATCTGATAGAAAAGAGTTGTCTGAAATACCCTATATTTTTAAGATATGA
- a CDS encoding SLBB domain-containing protein: MKIQRLFSILLFCSMLGSGSLMAQSMSDSQVLEYVKDGIRQGKEQKQLASELARKGVTKEQAMRVKQLYEQQNNVNTSQSTGTDINESRLREETKENTSDMLEDHPTTEDLAREDQVFGRNIFNTRNLTFEPSVNLATPANYRLGPGDEVIIDIWGASQNTIRQQISPEGTINIQKIGPVNLSGMTVSAANDYLKNALNKIYNGLNNTTDPTSDIRLTLGNIRTIQINVMGEVVQPGTYALSSFSTVFHALYRAGGVSDIGSLRNVQLVRNGKNIATIDVYEFIMKGNTQDDIRLQEGDVVIVPAYDVLVKISGKVKRPMRFEMKKDENLATLIKYAGGFEADAYTRSLRVVRQNGEEYEVNTVKDMDYSIYTMRNGDVVTAEAILNRFTNKLEIRGAVYRPGIYQLSGKLNTIRELVHEAQGLTGDAFLNRAVLYRQREDLTSEVVQIDIKSIMNGTSPNLALMKNDILYIPSIHDLEDRGNVTVHGEVAHPDSYPYADNMTLEDLIIQAGGLKEAASTVRIDVSRRIKNPRSTADNDTIGQMYTFSLKDGFVIDGQPGFILQPYDEVYVRRSPGYQAQQNVVIDGEILFGGNYAMTNREERLSDLVNKAGGPTSLAYLRGAKLTRVASAGEKKRMGDVIRLMSRQLGEAMIDSLGIGVEDTFTVGIDLEKALTNPKGSADLVLREGDVVFIPKNTNTVTINGAVMVPNTVSYMKGKNVDYYLNQAGGYSDNARKSKKFIVYMNGQVTKVKGSGKKQIEPGCEIIVPSKAKKKGNIANILGYATSFSSLGMMIASIANLIKK, translated from the coding sequence ATGAAAATACAACGACTTTTTAGCATTCTACTTTTTTGTTCTATGCTGGGAAGTGGCTCGCTTATGGCCCAGTCCATGAGTGACTCACAGGTACTGGAATATGTAAAGGACGGCATCCGGCAAGGCAAGGAACAGAAGCAGCTTGCTTCCGAGCTTGCGCGTAAAGGTGTGACCAAGGAACAGGCTATGCGTGTGAAGCAGCTCTATGAGCAGCAGAACAATGTAAACACTTCCCAATCCACGGGTACGGATATCAACGAGTCCCGCCTTCGTGAAGAGACTAAGGAAAATACTTCCGACATGCTGGAAGATCATCCGACTACGGAAGATTTGGCCCGTGAGGACCAGGTTTTCGGGCGCAACATCTTCAATACCCGCAACCTGACGTTCGAGCCTAGTGTCAACCTTGCCACTCCTGCCAATTACCGTCTGGGCCCCGGTGATGAAGTCATCATCGATATCTGGGGTGCCAGCCAGAACACGATCCGCCAGCAGATCTCTCCTGAAGGCACCATCAATATTCAGAAGATCGGTCCTGTCAACCTTAGCGGTATGACAGTCTCCGCCGCCAACGACTATCTGAAGAATGCCCTGAATAAGATCTATAACGGTCTGAACAATACTACCGACCCTACTTCCGACATCCGTCTGACTTTGGGTAATATCCGTACTATCCAGATCAATGTGATGGGAGAGGTCGTACAGCCGGGTACCTACGCCCTTTCTTCCTTCTCTACCGTCTTCCATGCGCTTTACCGTGCAGGCGGTGTGAGTGATATCGGCAGCCTCCGAAACGTTCAGTTGGTACGCAACGGAAAGAATATCGCCACCATCGACGTTTATGAATTTATCATGAAAGGCAACACACAGGATGACATCCGCCTTCAGGAAGGTGACGTGGTTATCGTCCCCGCCTACGATGTCTTGGTAAAGATCAGCGGCAAGGTAAAACGCCCTATGCGTTTCGAAATGAAGAAAGACGAGAACCTTGCCACTTTAATCAAATATGCCGGCGGCTTTGAAGCCGATGCCTACACCCGTTCATTGCGTGTTGTCCGTCAGAATGGTGAGGAATATGAGGTCAACACGGTCAAGGATATGGACTACAGCATCTACACAATGCGTAACGGTGACGTTGTAACAGCCGAAGCCATCCTTAACCGCTTCACAAACAAACTGGAAATCCGTGGCGCTGTCTATCGTCCCGGTATCTACCAGCTCAGCGGTAAACTGAATACGATCCGCGAACTTGTCCATGAAGCCCAGGGCCTGACCGGTGACGCTTTTCTGAATCGTGCCGTCCTTTATCGCCAGCGTGAGGATTTGACCAGTGAAGTTGTTCAGATAGACATCAAGTCTATCATGAACGGTACTTCCCCGAACCTCGCCCTGATGAAGAATGACATCCTTTACATTCCGAGCATTCACGATCTGGAAGATCGTGGCAATGTCACAGTTCACGGTGAAGTCGCGCATCCCGATTCCTATCCCTATGCTGATAACATGACACTTGAGGATCTGATCATCCAGGCCGGTGGCTTGAAAGAAGCCGCCTCCACTGTCCGCATTGATGTGTCGAGACGAATCAAGAATCCCCGTAGTACCGCGGATAATGATACGATCGGTCAGATGTATACCTTCTCTTTAAAGGATGGTTTTGTCATCGACGGTCAGCCCGGTTTTATCCTTCAGCCTTATGACGAAGTTTATGTTCGTCGCAGTCCGGGTTATCAGGCGCAACAGAATGTAGTCATTGATGGTGAAATCCTTTTCGGAGGAAATTATGCCATGACCAACCGTGAGGAACGTCTTTCCGATCTGGTGAATAAAGCGGGTGGTCCTACGAGTCTTGCCTATCTTCGTGGTGCGAAATTGACCCGTGTGGCAAGTGCGGGTGAGAAGAAACGTATGGGTGATGTGATTCGCCTGATGAGCAGGCAATTGGGTGAAGCCATGATTGACTCTTTGGGTATTGGTGTTGAGGATACCTTTACGGTAGGCATTGATCTGGAGAAGGCTTTGACTAATCCTAAGGGTAGTGCCGACCTTGTCCTACGTGAAGGTGATGTGGTCTTTATACCTAAGAATACTAATACTGTAACTATCAATGGTGCTGTCATGGTTCCGAATACGGTTTCTTATATGAAGGGAAAGAATGTGGATTATTACCTGAATCAGGCCGGTGGTTATTCTGATAATGCAAGGAAGAGTAAGAAGTTCATTGTTTACATGAATGGTCAGGTGACGAAGGTTAAGGGAAGTGGTAAGAAACAGATTGAGCCGGGGTGTGAGATTATTGTGCCTAGTAAGGCTAAGAAGAAAGGGAACATAGCTAATATTTTAGGTTATGCTACTTCCTTCAGTTCTTTGGGAATGATGATTGCTTCTATTGCTAATCTTATAAAGAAATAA
- the rfbG gene encoding CDP-glucose 4,6-dehydratase, protein MAFNNVYQGKKVLVTGNTGFKGSWLSTWLLMMGADVYGYSSDIPTDPSMFETLKLKDKLHHCFGDIRDKAKLNEFVQKVKPDFIFHLAAQAIVSTSYKFPFDTITTNVVGTASVLEAICNITWHCTCVLITSDKAYDNVEWIWGYRETDAMGGKDVYSGSKGAAELVIKCYWKSFIQVMPNIKLGVARAGNVIGGGDWAKDRIIVDCINAFSQNRIVEVRCPKATRPWQHVLEPLSGYLVLGQYLFEDKVKNGEPFNFGPRAEQTKTVFELVQDLSELWGLDKDHVAKLTDNIPFKEASLLKLNCDKALAYLNWHSTLHYEQCVRFIADWYKTFYLQQNIDMYQLTVAQIKEYLGEAQKQRLQWTK, encoded by the coding sequence ATGGCATTTAATAACGTATATCAAGGCAAGAAAGTATTAGTAACTGGAAATACAGGTTTTAAAGGTTCATGGTTATCGACTTGGTTGTTGATGATGGGGGCTGATGTATATGGATATTCAAGTGATATTCCTACTGATCCCTCAATGTTTGAAACACTTAAACTCAAAGACAAACTTCATCACTGTTTTGGTGATATTCGTGATAAAGCAAAACTGAATGAGTTTGTGCAAAAAGTAAAGCCCGACTTTATTTTCCATTTAGCTGCGCAAGCTATTGTTTCTACTTCTTATAAATTTCCTTTTGATACAATAACTACAAATGTTGTTGGGACGGCATCCGTATTGGAAGCTATTTGTAATATAACATGGCATTGTACGTGTGTATTGATAACAAGTGATAAAGCGTATGATAATGTGGAATGGATATGGGGATATCGAGAAACAGATGCTATGGGAGGAAAAGATGTATATTCGGGTTCTAAAGGTGCGGCAGAACTAGTTATAAAATGTTACTGGAAATCTTTTATTCAGGTTATGCCGAATATAAAGTTGGGAGTAGCACGTGCAGGGAATGTTATAGGTGGGGGAGATTGGGCTAAAGATAGAATTATAGTAGATTGTATTAATGCTTTTTCTCAGAATAGGATTGTTGAGGTGCGTTGTCCTAAAGCTACTCGCCCATGGCAGCATGTACTCGAGCCGTTGAGTGGATATTTGGTTTTAGGACAGTATCTATTTGAAGATAAAGTAAAGAATGGAGAGCCTTTTAATTTTGGTCCACGTGCAGAGCAAACTAAAACTGTATTTGAGTTGGTGCAGGATTTATCAGAACTTTGGGGATTAGATAAAGATCATGTAGCAAAATTGACAGATAATATTCCTTTTAAAGAAGCTAGTTTATTGAAGCTCAATTGCGATAAGGCATTAGCTTATTTAAATTGGCATTCTACTCTTCATTATGAACAATGTGTGCGTTTCATTGCAGATTGGTATAAAACTTTTTATCTTCAACAGAATATAGATATGTACCAACTTACTGTTGCACAGATTAAGGAATATCTAGGGGAGGCTCAGAAACAGCGACTTCAATGGACAAAATGA
- a CDS encoding UpxZ family transcription anti-terminator antagonist, whose protein sequence is MVSFLLQENIDELQHLADHLLHIGDKNGYVYADDLSALQQSIHEKINDLYSQRGETPEQDATLCLAILQGYNVSMYANPEDEDRKRSVLQRSLTLLDVLPPSLLKQQLSAVCHGMQELCETN, encoded by the coding sequence ATGGTGAGTTTTTTACTACAAGAAAATATTGATGAACTGCAACATCTGGCAGATCATTTACTTCACATCGGTGATAAAAATGGGTATGTATACGCCGATGACCTTTCTGCATTACAACAATCAATCCACGAAAAGATAAACGATTTATATTCACAACGGGGGGAGACACCGGAGCAGGATGCTACCCTGTGTTTGGCCATCCTTCAGGGATATAATGTGTCGATGTACGCCAATCCGGAAGACGAGGATAGAAAACGGTCTGTCTTGCAGCGTTCTCTGACCCTTCTTGATGTTCTTCCCCCTTCTCTTCTTAAACAACAGTTGTCTGCGGTCTGTCATGGTATGCAGGAACTGTGTGAAACCAACTAA
- a CDS encoding glycosyltransferase family 2 protein: MDRELPLVSVIVPVYNVEKYLRQCLDSLISQTLQNIEIICVNDASPDNSLAILKEYEAKDKRIVVVDLYENMRQGGARNRGIEYARANYIAFVDSDDWVSVDIYEKLFACALMNDADIVNCDYYEYRGEDNIKKYIKYKELTFNMLKEIANKEFILRLPSPCHNLYRKAIFSDNEIRFPEQIFWEDAAIMSLIFLLADKIVKVNEPLYYYRLNNDSTSRRKNNYRFFERLIGANLFFQNLKAFGFYKKYKEEIDYQYINLTYDAIIWGCLNDFRPIEKKRLEMAKIDIIKNIPDFRNNKYYKSRGFSAKKIIVNCITVNTKLGIVMYILYNFLHFFVRRMLRIKP; the protein is encoded by the coding sequence ATGGATAGAGAATTGCCTTTAGTGAGTGTAATTGTTCCTGTTTATAATGTAGAAAAATATCTGAGACAATGTTTAGATTCATTGATCTCTCAAACGCTTCAGAATATTGAGATTATTTGTGTTAATGATGCTTCACCAGATAATTCATTAGCTATATTGAAAGAATATGAAGCTAAGGACAAACGAATAGTTGTTGTCGATTTATACGAGAATATGAGACAGGGTGGCGCTCGTAATCGAGGAATTGAATATGCTCGGGCGAATTATATTGCTTTTGTGGATAGTGATGATTGGGTATCCGTAGATATATATGAGAAGCTTTTTGCATGTGCATTGATGAATGATGCGGATATCGTAAATTGTGACTATTATGAATATAGGGGGGAAGATAATATAAAGAAATATATAAAATACAAAGAGTTAACTTTTAATATGCTAAAAGAAATAGCTAATAAAGAATTCATTTTAAGACTTCCTTCCCCATGTCATAACTTATATCGAAAAGCTATATTTAGTGATAATGAGATTCGGTTTCCAGAGCAGATATTTTGGGAAGACGCTGCTATAATGTCTTTAATTTTTTTATTAGCGGATAAAATAGTTAAGGTTAATGAGCCTTTATACTATTATAGATTGAATAATGATTCAACATCACGTAGAAAAAATAATTATCGTTTTTTTGAACGTCTTATTGGAGCAAATCTATTTTTTCAAAATTTGAAAGCGTTTGGCTTTTATAAAAAATATAAAGAAGAGATAGATTATCAATATATTAATTTAACCTATGATGCTATTATATGGGGATGTTTAAATGATTTTCGTCCGATTGAAAAGAAGCGTCTAGAAATGGCTAAAATAGATATAATAAAAAATATCCCAGATTTTAGAAATAATAAATATTATAAATCAAGAGGCTTTAGTGCTAAGAAAATTATAGTCAATTGTATTACAGTTAATACAAAATTGGGAATTGTTATGTATATATTATATAATTTCTTACACTTTTTTGTAAGAAGAATGTTGAGAATAAAACCCTGA
- a CDS encoding chain-length determining protein — MSEQRQDKNLLSEPHKTESDEIEIDLVDIFRKIIAIRRKLYKAIGVGFIIGMIVAVSIPKQYTVKVTLSPEMGSSKGGNGLAGLAASFLGSSATTGEVSDALNASLSSDIVSSTPFLLELLDMKVALSDERTDITLMDYLDRQSSPWWNYVIGLPGMVIGGVKSLFNSDDNDNSLNKVKSGTIELTKEEGIKVNVLKKNISASVDKKTAITSVSVTLQDPKVTAVVADSVVHKLQECIVGYRISKAEEDCIYLEKLYKERQQEYYVAQKKYADYVDTHDNLILQSVRAEQERLQNDMNLAYQVYSQVANQLQVARAKVQEEKPVFAVIEPAVVPQHASSIGLRIYVLLFIFLSVCYTISWNLLGKKIRYILKGSKENQQ; from the coding sequence ATGTCAGAACAACGACAGGATAAAAACTTGCTCTCTGAACCACACAAGACAGAAAGTGATGAGATAGAAATTGATTTGGTTGATATCTTTCGCAAGATTATTGCTATTCGTAGAAAATTATACAAAGCCATTGGAGTTGGTTTTATTATTGGAATGATTGTAGCAGTAAGTATTCCTAAACAGTATACAGTAAAGGTTACCCTTTCTCCAGAAATGGGGAGTTCCAAGGGTGGTAATGGTTTAGCGGGACTTGCAGCATCTTTTTTGGGAAGTTCAGCTACTACGGGTGAGGTCTCTGATGCTTTGAATGCTTCCCTTTCCTCTGACATTGTTTCGTCCACTCCTTTTCTTTTGGAATTATTAGATATGAAAGTTGCTTTATCGGATGAAAGAACAGATATAACTTTAATGGATTATTTGGATAGGCAATCTTCTCCTTGGTGGAATTATGTTATAGGTTTGCCTGGAATGGTAATTGGTGGTGTGAAGTCTTTGTTCAATAGTGATGATAATGATAATTCACTTAATAAAGTGAAATCGGGTACTATTGAACTAACAAAAGAAGAAGGTATAAAAGTCAATGTTTTGAAAAAGAATATATCTGCTTCTGTTGATAAAAAAACGGCTATAACAAGTGTCTCTGTTACTTTGCAAGATCCTAAAGTAACTGCGGTTGTTGCAGATTCTGTAGTTCATAAATTGCAAGAATGTATCGTTGGTTATCGCATTTCTAAAGCGGAAGAAGATTGTATTTATTTGGAAAAACTATATAAAGAGCGCCAACAAGAGTATTATGTTGCTCAAAAGAAATATGCAGATTATGTGGATACACATGACAACCTCATACTTCAAAGCGTTCGTGCGGAACAGGAGCGATTGCAAAATGACATGAATTTAGCTTATCAGGTTTATAGTCAGGTTGCCAATCAGTTACAAGTAGCCAGAGCAAAAGTTCAGGAGGAGAAGCCTGTTTTTGCAGTGATAGAACCTGCGGTTGTACCTCAACATGCTTCTAGTATCGGATTAAGAATTTATGTTTTGTTATTTATATTTTTGTCTGTATGTTATACTATTAGCTGGAATTTATTAGGCAAAAAAATTAGGTATATTTTGAAGGGTAGTAAGGAGAATCAACAATAA
- a CDS encoding glycosyltransferase produces the protein MNILFIDNLEPNPLLGGISRVISCLASSLKENYGFVVSHAAEKFDKHKQTELDIILKDDQSYIPILRQFLINKDIDIIVNMRPTYCVGIINKAKADLKCKYIIEYHSTPFYARKDKKFAFKRLLRYDIKQEPFRYSIKLLLFPLWYHLSYLRVSKLWKRNYINADKYILLSNNYIDDFVNEFNIIDASKLLAINNPLSYKEFLPISRLQNKQKRVLIVSRLWNYKRIDMSLEIWKLIEEQVGDWELRIIGDGPEEEYLRRLVCRYNLKRVVFVGNTEPKEEYEKASLFISNSAIDGWMITLTEAQQMGTVPLVMDSYKAVYQIITNHEDGIIIQNNNVDEFAIQLLTLMKNDVKREEMAKAAIKNSKRFAVENIVAQWVELFQELTLNK, from the coding sequence ATGAATATTCTTTTTATAGATAATTTAGAACCTAATCCGTTGTTAGGTGGAATTAGTCGTGTTATTTCATGTCTTGCTTCTTCTTTAAAAGAAAATTATGGATTTGTGGTTTCTCATGCAGCTGAGAAATTTGACAAGCATAAGCAAACTGAATTGGATATAATATTGAAAGATGATCAGTCATATATTCCAATATTACGTCAATTTTTGATTAATAAAGATATTGATATTATTGTAAACATGCGACCCACTTATTGCGTTGGTATTATAAATAAGGCTAAAGCAGATTTAAAATGTAAATATATAATAGAGTATCATAGTACACCTTTTTATGCTAGAAAAGATAAAAAGTTTGCTTTTAAGCGTTTGTTACGATATGATATCAAGCAAGAGCCTTTCAGATACTCAATAAAATTATTATTATTTCCGTTGTGGTATCATTTATCATATTTGAGAGTGTCGAAGTTGTGGAAAAGAAATTATATAAATGCAGATAAGTATATTCTTTTATCAAATAATTATATTGATGATTTTGTAAATGAATTTAATATAATAGATGCTTCGAAATTGTTAGCTATTAATAATCCATTGTCATATAAAGAATTTCTTCCTATTAGTAGACTTCAAAACAAGCAGAAGAGAGTTCTTATCGTTTCACGCCTATGGAATTATAAGAGAATTGATATGTCACTTGAAATTTGGAAATTGATAGAAGAACAAGTTGGAGATTGGGAACTTCGTATAATAGGAGATGGTCCAGAAGAGGAATATCTGAGAAGACTCGTTTGTCGATATAATCTGAAAAGAGTTGTTTTTGTTGGAAATACAGAACCTAAAGAGGAATATGAGAAGGCTTCTCTTTTTATCAGTAACTCAGCAATTGATGGATGGATGATTACATTGACGGAGGCGCAACAGATGGGAACTGTTCCCTTGGTTATGGATTCTTATAAAGCTGTGTACCAGATAATAACAAATCATGAGGATGGGATTATTATTCAAAATAATAATGTTGATGAGTTTGCTATACAATTGCTCACCCTAATGAAAAATGATGTAAAACGTGAAGAAATGGCAAAGGCGGCTATTAAAAATAGTAAGCGTTTTGCAGTGGAGAATATTGTTGCTCAATGGGTAGAATTATTTCAAGAACTAACTTTAAATAAATAA